In the genome of Oxalobacter aliiformigenes, one region contains:
- the ubiA gene encoding 4-hydroxybenzoate octaprenyltransferase, with the protein MGNRLLLYWRLVRMDKPVGTLLLLWPTLCALWIASNGKPPVSLVVIFSLGTVLMRSAGCAINDFADRHFDRYVKRTADRPLTSGKLKPSEAIGVAVVLSVLSFFLVSFLNGLTIALSFVALFVAATYPFFKRFFALPQAYLGVAFGFGIPMAFAAVMNQVPPIAWLLLLGNVFWALAYDTEYAMVDRDDDLKIGICTSAITFGRFDVLAVMFCYLMMLSIVLLAGWYEQFGIGFFAGWCGAFCCVFYHYSLIRNRERHGCFQAFNHNNWLGAFIFGGIVLDYALR; encoded by the coding sequence ATGGGAAATCGTCTGTTACTTTATTGGCGTCTGGTCCGGATGGACAAACCGGTCGGGACATTATTACTTTTGTGGCCGACCTTGTGTGCCCTGTGGATTGCTTCCAATGGCAAGCCTCCCGTTTCGCTAGTGGTCATATTTTCCCTTGGAACCGTACTGATGCGATCAGCCGGATGCGCTATCAACGATTTTGCGGACCGGCATTTTGACCGGTATGTCAAACGAACCGCAGACCGTCCACTGACTTCAGGAAAACTGAAGCCGTCGGAAGCAATCGGAGTGGCGGTTGTTTTGTCTGTCTTGTCTTTTTTTCTGGTGTCGTTCTTGAACGGACTTACCATCGCTCTTTCATTCGTGGCACTTTTTGTCGCGGCGACTTATCCTTTTTTCAAACGTTTTTTTGCATTGCCTCAGGCTTATTTGGGAGTCGCGTTCGGTTTCGGTATCCCGATGGCATTCGCTGCGGTTATGAATCAGGTTCCTCCGATTGCATGGCTTTTGTTATTGGGCAATGTATTCTGGGCACTGGCATATGATACTGAGTATGCCATGGTGGATCGTGACGACGACTTGAAAATCGGGATTTGTACATCGGCCATAACATTCGGCCGTTTCGATGTGCTGGCCGTGATGTTCTGCTATTTGATGATGTTGTCGATCGTTTTGCTGGCAGGATGGTATGAACAGTTTGGAATAGGGTTCTTTGCAGGATGGTGTGGCGCGTTTTGCTGTGTCTTTTATCATTACAGCCTGATCAGAAACAGAGAACGTCATGGCTGTTTTCAGGCGTTTAATCATAATAATTGGCTGGGAGCTTTCATATTTGGCGGCATAGTGCTGGACTACGCATTGCGGTGA
- the recG gene encoding ATP-dependent DNA helicase RecG codes for MKKLERLGIRTDMELVLHLPSRYEDETKLTDISDAIFRRTGPVQVEGVITMSEVQYRPRRQLVVFISDETGTLVLRFLHFYPSQIKQLSSGKRIRVRGELRQGYNGAEMVHPAYRMVEESTPLPDALTPVYPSCEGISQNYLRKEIAICLKKLDLADTLPETLLAELRLPGFSEAVRFLHNPPADTDESALLDRTHPAWIRMKFDELLAQQLSMRRAQLARCRQKAHPFHLSGKLVEEFVHHLSFRLTKAQQKVVSEIRRDLGRNYPMQRLLQGDVGSGKTVVAAIAALQVIGNGYQVAMMAPTEILAEQHYHRLSEWMTTLGLSVVWMSGSMKKKERETVLSAIESGQAQFIVGTHALIQDTVRFAGLGLVIIDEQHRFGVGQRLVLRNKGDTQSEIPHQLMMSATPIPRTLAMTFYADLDVSVIGELPPGRKPVITRLINQERRDEVIGRVHAAAMQGRQIYWVCPLIEESESLQLQTAVDTHAMLMETLEGLSVGLVHGRMKSEEKQQIMKEFLEGKIQVLVATTVIEVGVDVPNASLMVIEHAERFGLSQLHQLRGRVGRGDAESVCLLLYQSPLGKTAKQRLVTMRETNDGFMIAQRDLEIRGPGEFLGARQSGQAVLRFADLEKDGDLIEKAAALAGSLLKGEMADADRIVSAHLQRWLDNREEFLNV; via the coding sequence ATGAAAAAACTGGAACGTCTCGGTATCCGGACGGATATGGAACTGGTGTTGCATTTGCCGTCCCGTTATGAAGATGAAACAAAACTGACGGATATCTCGGACGCAATATTTCGCCGGACAGGACCGGTTCAGGTTGAAGGTGTCATTACCATGTCTGAAGTGCAGTATCGCCCCAGACGGCAACTTGTTGTGTTCATTTCGGATGAGACCGGTACGCTTGTGTTGCGCTTCCTCCATTTTTATCCCAGTCAGATCAAGCAGCTTTCCAGTGGAAAACGGATTCGGGTCCGTGGGGAATTGAGACAGGGATATAACGGAGCGGAAATGGTTCATCCCGCTTATCGCATGGTCGAGGAAAGTACACCGCTTCCTGATGCCCTGACACCTGTTTATCCATCGTGTGAAGGGATCTCGCAGAATTATCTCCGCAAGGAAATCGCGATCTGCCTGAAAAAACTGGATCTTGCCGATACCTTGCCTGAAACATTGCTGGCGGAGTTGAGACTCCCCGGTTTTTCCGAAGCTGTCCGTTTTTTGCATAATCCTCCAGCCGATACAGATGAAAGTGCATTGCTTGACCGGACTCATCCCGCGTGGATACGAATGAAATTCGACGAATTGCTTGCACAACAATTGTCAATGCGACGTGCACAGCTGGCACGGTGCAGGCAGAAAGCCCATCCATTTCATTTGTCAGGAAAACTGGTAGAGGAATTTGTTCATCATCTGTCTTTCAGACTGACGAAAGCGCAACAAAAGGTCGTTTCGGAAATACGCAGGGATCTGGGCAGGAATTATCCGATGCAAAGGCTGCTTCAGGGAGATGTCGGTAGCGGCAAAACCGTTGTCGCTGCTATTGCAGCCCTGCAAGTGATCGGTAACGGGTATCAGGTTGCCATGATGGCACCCACGGAGATACTTGCCGAACAGCATTACCACCGGTTGTCAGAATGGATGACAACGCTTGGTTTGTCCGTTGTCTGGATGAGTGGTAGCATGAAGAAAAAAGAGCGGGAAACGGTCCTTTCCGCGATTGAATCCGGTCAGGCGCAATTCATAGTCGGTACGCATGCATTGATTCAGGATACGGTCCGGTTTGCAGGTCTGGGCCTGGTTATCATTGATGAGCAGCACCGGTTCGGCGTCGGCCAGCGTCTTGTTCTGAGAAACAAGGGAGATACGCAATCCGAGATACCGCACCAGTTGATGATGAGTGCCACACCTATTCCACGAACACTGGCCATGACATTTTATGCGGATTTGGATGTATCGGTTATCGGCGAATTGCCTCCAGGCCGCAAACCGGTCATTACCCGGCTGATCAATCAGGAAAGAAGGGATGAAGTCATCGGCCGCGTTCACGCGGCAGCCATGCAAGGCAGGCAGATTTACTGGGTTTGTCCCCTGATTGAAGAATCCGAAAGTCTTCAGCTTCAGACAGCGGTGGATACCCATGCCATGTTGATGGAAACGCTTGAAGGATTATCGGTCGGACTGGTGCATGGCAGAATGAAGTCCGAGGAAAAACAGCAAATCATGAAGGAGTTTCTGGAGGGGAAAATACAGGTCCTTGTTGCCACTACCGTTATCGAGGTCGGTGTTGATGTTCCGAATGCATCGCTGATGGTGATAGAACATGCCGAACGTTTCGGCCTGTCGCAACTCCATCAATTGAGGGGACGGGTCGGACGTGGTGATGCCGAAAGCGTTTGCTTGCTGTTGTATCAGAGTCCATTGGGGAAAACGGCGAAACAAAGACTGGTGACAATGCGTGAGACGAATGATGGGTTCATGATTGCGCAGCGTGATCTTGAAATTCGGGGGCCGGGAGAATTTCTCGGTGCCAGACAGTCAGGGCAGGCCGTGCTCAGGTTTGCCGATCTCGAAAAAGATGGCGATCTGATCGAAAAGGCTGCGGCGTTGGCCGGATCATTATTGAAAGGCGAAATGGCGGATGCTGACAGGATCGTTTCCGCTCATTTACAGCGGTGGCTGGATAACCGGGAAGAATTTCTGAACGTCTAG
- the malQ gene encoding 4-alpha-glucanotransferase produces MPDSVIISKLFIFLRKNFMNLPRRSGILLHPTSLPGPFGSGDFGRDAYYFVDWLFSARQSLWQILPLCDIGTGNSPYMSPSAFAGNIFLIGLEALRDEGWLKNEDLVPCTSFEKYRINFPAIIDFRTSRLKLAAGRFFETADETSKRSFQAFCLKSGFWLETYALFRTISEIHGPIWQTWPKPLARRDPVAMASFVSQNDHEIRFWKFCQWCFYRQWDALRAYAHSKGIDIIGDIPIFVSLNSADVWANPELFDLDDSGYPRTVAGVPPDKFSDSGQHWGNPLYNWKKHADTRYDWWIKRMKHMMDMYDYIRLDHFRGFQAYWAIPADTGIPARGKWMNGPGSDFFEAMKKEFGSLRFIAEDLGVITREVDELRKQYELPGMRILQFAFDLNPANPYLPYNYDHDTVVYTGTHDNDTTKGWWNSLPEQNRDLVRRYLSINGEWINWDMIRAAWSSTAAIALTPYQDILGLDSSGRMNRPGDKTGSWEWRFDWEQVKSWPSGYLAEMTEIYGRTYSRQ; encoded by the coding sequence ATGCCTGATTCAGTCATAATAAGTAAGCTTTTCATTTTTCTGCGAAAAAATTTTATGAATTTACCTCGCCGCAGCGGAATCCTGTTGCATCCCACATCACTGCCGGGTCCTTTCGGTTCAGGAGATTTTGGTCGGGATGCCTATTATTTCGTAGACTGGCTTTTCTCCGCCCGCCAGTCCCTTTGGCAGATTCTCCCCCTGTGCGATATCGGTACCGGAAACTCTCCTTATATGAGCCCGTCCGCTTTTGCCGGCAATATCTTTCTGATCGGACTGGAAGCGCTTCGGGATGAAGGCTGGCTGAAAAACGAAGACCTGGTTCCCTGCACATCTTTCGAAAAGTATCGTATCAACTTTCCTGCCATAATCGATTTCAGGACATCACGCCTGAAGCTTGCCGCCGGACGTTTTTTTGAAACGGCAGATGAAACGTCAAAACGCTCTTTTCAGGCCTTTTGCCTCAAATCCGGCTTTTGGCTGGAGACGTATGCCCTTTTCAGGACAATCAGCGAGATTCACGGTCCGATATGGCAAACATGGCCCAAGCCTCTCGCCAGACGCGATCCGGTTGCCATGGCTTCTTTTGTTTCCCAGAACGATCATGAAATACGCTTCTGGAAATTCTGCCAGTGGTGCTTCTACCGGCAATGGGATGCCTTGCGTGCTTATGCTCATTCAAAGGGTATCGACATCATCGGAGATATTCCCATTTTCGTTTCCTTGAACAGCGCCGATGTCTGGGCCAATCCCGAACTTTTCGATCTGGATGATTCGGGATATCCACGGACAGTCGCGGGAGTTCCACCGGACAAATTCAGCGATAGCGGCCAACACTGGGGCAATCCTTTGTACAACTGGAAAAAGCATGCCGACACGCGCTATGACTGGTGGATAAAGCGTATGAAACACATGATGGACATGTATGATTATATCCGGCTTGACCATTTCCGGGGCTTCCAGGCGTACTGGGCCATACCGGCAGATACCGGGATTCCCGCACGGGGTAAATGGATGAATGGGCCCGGAAGCGACTTTTTCGAGGCCATGAAAAAAGAATTCGGCTCTCTTCGATTTATTGCCGAAGATCTGGGTGTAATCACCCGGGAAGTTGACGAGCTTCGCAAACAATATGAATTGCCGGGCATGCGGATTCTCCAGTTCGCGTTCGATCTCAACCCTGCCAATCCTTACCTGCCATACAATTACGATCACGATACTGTCGTTTATACCGGTACGCACGATAACGACACCACCAAGGGATGGTGGAACAGTCTGCCCGAACAGAACCGGGACCTGGTACGCCGTTATCTAAGCATCAATGGAGAATGGATAAACTGGGACATGATCAGAGCGGCCTGGTCATCCACCGCCGCAATTGCCTTGACGCCTTATCAGGATATCCTTGGACTGGACTCTTCCGGCCGGATGAACCGGCCCGGTGACAAGACGGGATCCTGGGAATGGCGTTTCGACTGGGAACAGGTAAAATCATGGCCTTCCGGATACCTTGCCGAAATGACAGAAATATACGGTCGGACTTATTCCCGACAATAA
- the queA gene encoding tRNA preQ1(34) S-adenosylmethionine ribosyltransferase-isomerase QueA, translated as MYSLSDFDYELPEELIAQFPLEKRSASNLLIVEDDKLVDTHFHHLIDYLDKDDLLVFNNTKVLKARFFGSKKTGGKIEILIERILDNQTALAKIRASKSPKDNSTVLIDDELEVTVKGREGEFYILRFPSDIFPVLDNHGHLPLPPYIDRAANAYDEKRYQTVFAREPGAVAAPTAGLHFDEELLAKLEQKGIRLAYLTLHVGAGTFQPVRNENLSEHKMHTEWYTIPQETADAIKLAKEKKKKVVAIGTTSLRALESASQTGQLASGNNETSLFITPGYRFRTVDHLVTNFHLPKSTLLMLVSAFAGYERIRKVYAHAVRKRYRFFSYGDAMLLKCRKDSSI; from the coding sequence ATGTATTCACTTTCCGATTTCGATTACGAACTGCCGGAGGAATTGATCGCGCAATTTCCTTTGGAAAAACGCAGCGCCTCCAATCTTTTGATCGTCGAGGACGACAAACTGGTCGATACCCATTTCCACCATCTGATCGACTACCTGGACAAAGACGACCTGCTGGTATTCAACAATACAAAAGTGCTCAAGGCCCGATTTTTCGGTTCCAAGAAAACAGGCGGAAAAATCGAAATCCTGATCGAACGCATTCTGGACAACCAGACGGCACTGGCAAAAATACGTGCATCCAAATCACCCAAAGATAACAGCACGGTTCTTATTGATGATGAACTGGAAGTAACCGTCAAGGGAAGAGAAGGGGAATTCTATATCCTTCGTTTTCCATCCGACATTTTTCCTGTTCTGGATAATCATGGACATCTGCCTCTTCCCCCTTATATTGACAGAGCGGCCAATGCTTATGACGAGAAACGATACCAGACCGTTTTCGCCAGGGAGCCGGGCGCCGTGGCGGCACCGACGGCCGGGCTTCATTTCGACGAGGAACTTCTTGCGAAACTCGAGCAAAAAGGGATACGCCTGGCTTATCTGACTTTGCACGTCGGCGCCGGAACTTTCCAGCCGGTCAGAAATGAAAATCTATCCGAACATAAAATGCACACGGAATGGTATACCATTCCGCAAGAAACAGCAGACGCCATCAAACTGGCAAAAGAAAAGAAAAAGAAAGTTGTGGCAATCGGAACAACCAGTCTTCGTGCACTGGAATCCGCATCACAAACCGGACAGCTGGCATCGGGAAATAATGAAACATCCCTGTTTATCACTCCCGGATACCGTTTCCGGACAGTCGATCATCTGGTAACCAATTTTCATTTGCCGAAATCCACACTGCTGATGCTGGTTTCCGCTTTTGCCGGATATGAACGGATCCGCAAGGTATACGCTCATGCCGTCCGGAAGCGATACCGTTTTTTCAGTTACGGCGATGCCATGCTGCTGAAATGCAGAAAAGACTCATCCATTTGA
- the yajC gene encoding preprotein translocase subunit YajC, whose amino-acid sequence MFITNAYAQSASSGFSLDSIGSYLPFLLLFVLLYFLMIRPQQKKQKEQRDMLSALAVGDEVLTAGGIVGKITKVTDNFITLEISEGTEIIIQKTSIVSMLPNGTIENL is encoded by the coding sequence ATGTTTATTACCAATGCTTATGCTCAATCCGCTTCTTCCGGATTTTCACTGGACAGTATCGGAAGTTATCTTCCGTTTCTGCTTTTGTTCGTCCTGCTTTATTTTCTGATGATACGGCCCCAACAGAAAAAACAAAAGGAACAGCGAGACATGCTCAGTGCACTGGCAGTTGGCGATGAAGTTCTCACGGCAGGAGGTATTGTCGGAAAAATCACGAAAGTGACCGACAATTTTATTACCCTCGAAATTTCGGAAGGAACAGAAATCATCATTCAGAAAACTTCCATTGTTTCCATGCTCCCCAACGGGACTATCGAAAACCTCTGA
- the secD gene encoding protein translocase subunit SecD, with amino-acid sequence MNRYPLWKYLIIVFAVIFGIIYTLPNLFGESPAVQISSVRSTVKIDTQMMGQIEQILQDNDIPMDGIYFDASGMHSTVKVRFTNTDIQFRAKEILENRLNTNPEDPTYSIAFNLLPNTPQWLQSLHALPMYLGLDLRGGVHFLMQVDVDAAINSRIQGLQISARNLLRENNIRYSGLMRARDTVELQFNDPQTRQRAERVLSDQLSEITLREEAGNNKLIIALSPDAIKQIRENSVKQNIATLSKRVNELGVNEPVIQQQGADRIVVQLPGVQDVSRAKDIIGRTATLEVRMVDESITRGTEESVAVPLGSEIFRQGKGTPVILYKEPVLTGEYISNASASFDQYQQPAVSIDLNGDGGRKMRQATRGKIGKLMAIVLFEKGKGEVLTVASIRDELGSKFQITGMDTPEAATDLALLLRAGSLAAPMQIIEERTIGPQLGAENITKGFLSTLYGFLAVSIFMILYYMVFGFFSVIALSVNVLLLIAILSLMQVTLTLPGIAAIALALGMAIDSNVLINERIREELRGNNSPQSAIANGFGHAWSTILDSNVTTLIAGIALLIFGTGPIRGFAVVHCIGIVTSLFSSVFVSRGLANLWYGRRKKLTSLSIGQIWRPDDSGIKK; translated from the coding sequence ATGAACCGTTACCCCCTCTGGAAATATCTCATCATCGTTTTTGCCGTCATCTTCGGCATCATCTACACATTGCCCAACCTTTTCGGAGAATCACCTGCTGTCCAGATCAGCAGTGTACGATCCACTGTCAAGATCGATACTCAAATGATGGGACAGATAGAACAGATTCTTCAAGACAACGATATTCCTATGGACGGTATCTATTTCGATGCCAGCGGCATGCATTCCACTGTCAAGGTCCGGTTCACGAACACGGATATCCAGTTCAGGGCAAAAGAAATACTGGAAAACAGGCTCAACACCAATCCGGAAGATCCGACATACAGCATTGCCTTCAATCTACTGCCAAACACTCCCCAATGGCTCCAGAGTCTGCATGCATTACCCATGTACCTTGGCCTTGACCTTCGCGGAGGCGTTCATTTCCTCATGCAAGTTGATGTCGATGCGGCGATCAACTCCAGAATACAGGGATTGCAGATTTCGGCAAGAAATCTGCTGCGTGAAAACAATATCCGTTATTCCGGGCTCATGCGTGCCCGTGATACAGTCGAACTGCAGTTCAACGATCCGCAAACACGCCAGCGTGCTGAAAGGGTTCTTTCCGACCAGCTTTCCGAGATTACATTGCGGGAAGAAGCCGGAAACAACAAGCTGATCATTGCATTGAGCCCGGATGCCATCAAACAGATCAGGGAAAACAGCGTCAAGCAGAACATTGCGACGCTGTCCAAACGGGTAAATGAACTCGGTGTCAATGAACCGGTCATACAGCAGCAGGGAGCTGACCGGATTGTTGTTCAACTGCCGGGTGTCCAGGACGTTTCACGGGCGAAGGATATTATTGGCCGTACCGCAACGCTGGAAGTCAGAATGGTTGACGAATCGATCACGCGGGGCACGGAAGAAAGCGTTGCGGTTCCTCTCGGTTCCGAAATTTTCAGACAGGGCAAAGGAACACCTGTCATCCTTTACAAGGAACCCGTATTGACCGGTGAATATATTTCGAACGCTTCCGCCAGCTTCGACCAATACCAGCAACCGGCCGTCAGCATCGACCTGAACGGCGATGGCGGCAGAAAAATGCGTCAGGCTACCCGTGGCAAAATCGGCAAGTTGATGGCTATCGTTCTGTTCGAAAAAGGAAAAGGTGAAGTCCTGACCGTTGCGTCCATTCGTGACGAACTCGGTTCGAAATTCCAGATCACCGGCATGGACACGCCGGAAGCGGCAACAGATCTAGCCTTGCTGCTTCGGGCCGGTTCACTTGCGGCACCGATGCAGATCATCGAAGAAAGAACGATCGGACCACAATTGGGGGCTGAAAACATCACCAAAGGATTTTTGTCGACTCTGTATGGATTCCTTGCCGTTTCGATATTTATGATTCTTTACTATATGGTTTTCGGCTTTTTCAGCGTCATTGCCTTGTCAGTGAATGTTCTGCTGCTGATTGCCATACTGTCGCTTATGCAAGTCACGCTTACTTTGCCCGGTATTGCCGCCATTGCGCTGGCACTCGGCATGGCGATCGACTCGAACGTATTGATCAATGAGCGAATCCGGGAAGAATTGAGAGGCAACAACAGTCCCCAATCGGCAATTGCAAACGGTTTCGGCCATGCATGGTCAACCATTCTGGACTCCAATGTCACTACCCTGATCGCAGGGATCGCCCTGTTGATATTCGGAACCGGCCCGATTCGCGGATTTGCGGTAGTCCACTGCATCGGTATCGTCACTTCCTTGTTTTCTTCAGTATTCGTATCCCGTGGCCTTGCCAACCTCTGGTATGGAAGAAGAAAGAAACTGACGTCTCTGTCCATTGGACAAATCTGGAGACCGGATGATTCTGGTATTAAAAAATAA
- the secF gene encoding protein translocase subunit SecF has translation MEFFRIKKDIPFMRHALIFNIISFITFLAAVFFLWHKGLHLSVEFTGGTVMEVTYKNAADLDRIRNTVRDLGFGNDFQVQNFGRAQDVMINLPVQKDMTSVQQSEKVMTALIAQNPDAHLQRVEFVGPQVGDELTHDGLMALGMVVIGIIIYLAFRFEWKYAVSAIIANLHDIVIILGFFAFFEWEFSLPVLAAILAILGYSVNESVIIFDRIRENFRKMRKASVMEVVNHAITSTTSRTIITHGCTQIMVLSMMIFGGPTLHNFALALTIGICFGIYSSVFVAAAVAMWLGIKREDLVKPVKEKGNADGAVV, from the coding sequence ATGGAATTCTTTCGAATCAAAAAAGATATTCCCTTCATGCGCCATGCGCTGATATTCAATATCATTTCATTTATCACTTTTCTGGCAGCCGTTTTTTTCCTGTGGCACAAGGGCCTCCATCTTTCAGTCGAATTCACCGGTGGAACTGTTATGGAAGTCACTTACAAAAACGCGGCCGACCTTGACCGCATTCGCAATACTGTTCGCGACCTGGGATTCGGTAACGATTTTCAGGTACAGAACTTCGGCCGAGCCCAGGATGTCATGATCAATTTGCCTGTCCAGAAAGACATGACTTCCGTGCAACAAAGTGAAAAAGTCATGACGGCCCTGATTGCACAGAATCCGGATGCACATCTTCAGCGTGTCGAATTTGTCGGACCGCAAGTGGGAGATGAATTGACACATGATGGTTTGATGGCACTGGGAATGGTCGTCATCGGCATCATTATCTATCTGGCATTCCGGTTCGAATGGAAATATGCCGTTTCGGCAATCATCGCCAACTTGCATGATATCGTCATCATTCTGGGATTCTTCGCTTTTTTCGAATGGGAATTTTCGCTTCCGGTTCTGGCAGCCATATTGGCCATTCTGGGATATTCCGTTAACGAATCCGTCATCATTTTTGACCGTATCCGTGAAAACTTCCGGAAAATGCGAAAAGCAAGTGTTATGGAAGTCGTCAACCATGCCATTACCAGCACTACATCCCGTACGATCATTACTCACGGTTGTACTCAAATAATGGTACTGTCCATGATGATTTTCGGCGGACCAACACTTCACAATTTTGCTCTTGCCCTGACAATCGGTATCTGTTTCGGTATTTATTCATCTGTTTTTGTGGCTGCGGCAGTTGCGATGTGGCTCGGCATCAAACGTGAAGATCTGGTCAAACCGGTCAAGGAAAAAGGCAATGCGGACGGCGCAGTAGTTTAA
- the icd gene encoding NADP-dependent isocitrate dehydrogenase: MYQHIQVPLSGEKITVNPDFSLNVSDHPIIPFIEGDGIGIDVTPVMRKVIDAAVEKAYAGKRKIEWMEVYAGEKSLKVYGENVWLPEETLDALKEFVISIKGPLTTPIGGGIRSLNVAMRQRLDLYVCLRPVRYFQGVPSPLREPEKTDMVIFRENTEDIYAGIEWAEGSPEAKKVIDFLVKEMGVSQIRFPQTSGIGIKPVSKEGTERLVRKAIQYAIDNDRPSVTLIHKGNIMKFTEGSFRDWGYALAKREFGAETIGKGPWCKFRNPKTGKEILVKDVLADAFLQEILLRPAEFSVLATLNLNGDYISDALAAQVGGIGIAPGANISDSVAIFEATHGTAPSLAGQNNVNPGSLILSAEMMLRHIGWTEAADRVIASMQKAISSRQVTSDFARLMNDATEVSTSQFGDIMISFM, translated from the coding sequence ATGTACCAACACATTCAAGTCCCCCTGTCCGGTGAAAAAATCACGGTAAATCCGGATTTTTCGCTGAACGTCTCTGACCATCCCATCATCCCGTTTATTGAAGGTGACGGCATCGGTATCGATGTCACTCCTGTCATGCGCAAGGTAATTGATGCCGCCGTTGAAAAAGCTTATGCCGGGAAGCGGAAAATTGAATGGATGGAAGTTTATGCCGGAGAGAAATCACTCAAAGTCTACGGTGAAAACGTCTGGCTTCCGGAAGAAACACTGGATGCATTGAAAGAATTCGTCATTTCGATCAAAGGTCCCTTGACCACCCCGATCGGTGGAGGTATCCGTTCCCTTAATGTTGCCATGAGACAACGTCTCGACCTGTACGTCTGCCTGCGCCCTGTACGTTATTTCCAGGGCGTTCCTTCTCCCCTGCGTGAACCGGAAAAAACCGATATGGTCATCTTCCGTGAAAATACCGAGGATATTTACGCCGGTATCGAATGGGCGGAAGGTTCCCCGGAAGCCAAAAAAGTGATCGATTTTCTGGTCAAGGAAATGGGAGTCAGCCAGATCCGGTTTCCGCAAACATCCGGTATCGGTATCAAACCTGTTTCCAAAGAAGGGACGGAACGGCTGGTCCGCAAGGCTATCCAGTACGCCATCGACAACGACCGGCCATCTGTCACACTGATTCATAAAGGCAATATCATGAAGTTCACGGAAGGAAGCTTCCGCGACTGGGGATATGCCTTGGCAAAAAGAGAATTCGGCGCAGAAACAATCGGTAAAGGACCATGGTGCAAATTCAGAAATCCCAAAACCGGAAAGGAAATCCTTGTCAAGGATGTACTGGCTGACGCTTTTCTTCAGGAAATCCTGTTACGTCCAGCAGAATTCAGCGTTCTGGCAACACTGAACCTGAACGGCGACTATATATCCGATGCCCTGGCCGCCCAGGTTGGTGGGATCGGTATCGCTCCTGGAGCGAATATTTCGGACTCCGTTGCCATTTTTGAAGCAACGCACGGTACAGCTCCGTCACTTGCCGGACAAAATAATGTCAATCCGGGCTCACTGATCCTTTCCGCTGAAATGATGTTGCGACATATCGGCTGGACAGAAGCAGCGGACAGGGTAATTGCATCCATGCAGAAAGCCATCTCATCCAGACAGGTCACCAGCGATTTCGCCCGTCTGATGAATGATGCGACGGAAGTATCGACATCCCAATTCGGTGATATCATGATTTCTTTCATGTAG
- a CDS encoding fumarylacetoacetate hydrolase family protein — protein sequence MKTWVRFQQGDAVKFGTLEGDTISVYNGNMFDNPQPAGESVKLADVKLLTPCSPSKMILLWNNFFALSNKLGVAIPEEPLYLLKPSTSYIANGDIVKKPNSYDGKVVYEGELGIVIGKRCKEVSEAEAPDYIFGYTCSNDVTAGQLIQKDPTFAQWTRAKGFDTFGSFGPGIVSGIDDPNKLVIKTILNGQERQNYPVSDMIFPPFKLVSMISHDMTLEPGDIISCGTSVGVGSMKPGSTVEVVIDGVGHLINKYEA from the coding sequence ATGAAAACTTGGGTACGCTTTCAACAAGGCGATGCAGTGAAATTCGGTACTCTTGAAGGAGATACGATTTCTGTATATAACGGCAACATGTTTGACAATCCACAACCGGCTGGCGAATCTGTCAAACTGGCTGATGTCAAACTCCTAACACCTTGTTCTCCCAGCAAGATGATTCTGTTGTGGAACAACTTTTTTGCCCTCTCGAACAAACTTGGAGTCGCCATTCCTGAAGAACCGCTTTATCTTCTCAAACCGAGCACTTCCTACATTGCCAATGGTGATATCGTCAAAAAACCGAATTCCTATGACGGCAAGGTAGTTTACGAAGGTGAACTGGGTATTGTTATCGGCAAACGCTGTAAGGAAGTTTCCGAAGCCGAAGCTCCTGACTATATTTTCGGATATACATGCTCCAATGACGTTACAGCAGGGCAACTGATCCAGAAGGATCCGACTTTCGCCCAGTGGACACGTGCCAAGGGCTTCGATACATTCGGCTCTTTCGGCCCGGGTATCGTTTCCGGAATCGATGACCCGAACAAACTTGTCATCAAGACTATCCTGAATGGTCAGGAACGCCAGAATTACCCGGTCAGCGACATGATTTTCCCCCCATTCAAGCTGGTCAGCATGATCTCACACGACATGACTCTCGAACCGGGCGATATCATTTCCTGTGGTACTTCGGTCGGCGTCGGTTCCATGAAGCCCGGCAGCACAGTCGAAGTGGTCATCGATGGCGTCGGCCATCTCATCAACAAATACGAAGCCTGA